In Nostoc sp. CENA543, a single genomic region encodes these proteins:
- a CDS encoding PHP domain-containing protein: MVVNFARTSVNCELLEEVFQNIDAQSCPRLFNFHMHTVYSDGKLQPNVLMEQAIAIGLKGLAITDHHTIGGYEAAQSWLEDWKWNNPGAFTPYLWSGVEVNANLLNVDVHILAYGFQPEHLSMRPYLQKRVTTGKEYEAGNVIAAIHAAGGLAVLAHPARYKRSHFELIPAAVEYGIDGVEAFYAYNNPNPWKPSATESQQVQQLAEQYHLFNTCGTDTHGLSLLQRL; this comes from the coding sequence ATGGTTGTAAATTTTGCCCGGACATCTGTTAATTGTGAACTCTTAGAAGAAGTGTTCCAGAATATAGATGCCCAAAGTTGTCCGAGGTTATTTAATTTTCATATGCACACCGTCTACTCAGACGGGAAATTACAGCCAAATGTGTTGATGGAACAAGCGATCGCGATTGGTTTAAAAGGTTTGGCGATTACAGATCATCATACTATTGGCGGCTATGAAGCAGCCCAAAGTTGGCTAGAAGACTGGAAGTGGAACAATCCTGGCGCATTTACCCCCTACCTGTGGAGTGGTGTAGAAGTTAACGCTAATTTATTAAATGTGGACGTTCATATTTTAGCCTATGGTTTTCAACCAGAACACTTGAGTATGAGACCTTATTTACAAAAAAGGGTAACTACAGGAAAAGAATATGAGGCTGGTAACGTGATTGCGGCGATTCATGCTGCTGGAGGATTAGCTGTGTTAGCGCATCCTGCACGTTATAAGCGATCGCATTTTGAGCTAATTCCCGCAGCCGTAGAATACGGGATTGATGGTGTCGAAGCGTTCTATGCTTACAACAACCCTAACCCCTGGAAACCGAGTGCTACAGAATCGCAGCAGGTACAGCAACTAGCTGAACAATATCACCTGTTCAATACTTGTGGTACGGATACCCACGGTTTAAGTCTATTGCAAAGGCTGTAA